One Fuerstiella marisgermanici DNA window includes the following coding sequences:
- a CDS encoding pilus assembly FimT family protein, with protein MPARRRQFHSAASPRGGFSLFELLIVMSILVTVAAMAAPNLMVRMRESKVFEAADEVRELMGEARRIAIDTGIDYEFRYELNGSNVVVLPSELEQNTDEAKGTSTTIDKYVRISLELSEDIRLQAAEGVEELASRLEPVMFGELGAELSQKQWSAPLMFRFDGTSDDFELRVQNDDDLTSTITVRGLTGAARTSPVYQESN; from the coding sequence ATGCCAGCACGACGTCGACAATTCCATTCAGCTGCCTCGCCACGTGGCGGGTTTTCGCTGTTTGAATTGCTGATTGTGATGTCAATTCTGGTGACCGTTGCCGCGATGGCTGCGCCGAACCTGATGGTTCGCATGCGAGAGAGCAAAGTGTTCGAAGCGGCCGATGAGGTCCGCGAACTCATGGGCGAAGCACGCCGCATCGCCATCGATACTGGTATCGACTACGAGTTCCGCTATGAGCTGAACGGCTCAAACGTTGTCGTCCTTCCGTCTGAACTCGAACAGAATACAGACGAGGCCAAAGGTACCAGCACAACCATCGACAAGTACGTCCGCATCTCGCTGGAGTTGTCAGAAGACATCCGACTGCAGGCGGCCGAAGGCGTGGAAGAATTGGCGTCGCGGCTGGAACCCGTCATGTTCGGCGAATTGGGGGCTGAGTTATCACAGAAGCAATGGTCCGCTCCGTTGATGTTTCGTTTCGATGGTACGTCTGATGATTTCGAATTGCGAGTTCAGAACGACGACGATTTGACGTCGACGATTACCGTTCGAGGCCTCACCGGAGCCGCTCGCACATCGCCCGTTTATCAGGAGTCGAACTGA
- a CDS encoding type II secretion system protein GspG has product MKSIKRQAQHSLRAAFTLLELLIVLAIIVAIAAMVAPNLIGNQQTAQIRIARTTVKNIEEAVKRRAVKNNGQYVEETGTQPIADLAEPFTDALNNVHPPELEEVPVDPWNNQFQYSYSSGSGELKPRIWSTGPNGQDGDDDDISNDKREIK; this is encoded by the coding sequence ATGAAATCCATCAAACGACAGGCTCAACATTCACTTCGCGCGGCGTTTACGCTGTTGGAACTTCTGATCGTACTGGCGATCATCGTCGCCATCGCAGCGATGGTGGCTCCCAACCTGATTGGGAATCAGCAGACCGCTCAAATTCGTATCGCACGAACAACCGTGAAGAACATTGAGGAAGCCGTTAAGCGCCGAGCCGTCAAGAACAACGGTCAATACGTCGAAGAAACCGGTACGCAACCGATTGCCGATCTTGCCGAACCATTCACGGATGCGTTGAACAACGTTCACCCGCCAGAACTGGAAGAAGTGCCAGTCGACCCTTGGAACAATCAATTTCAATACTCCTACAGTTCCGGTAGCGGCGAACTGAAGCCACGTATCTGGTCAACAGGACCGAATGGCCAGGACGGCGACGACGACGACATCAGCAACGACAAGCGTGAAATCAAGTAG